A single window of Marinobacter sp. LA51 DNA harbors:
- a CDS encoding type II secretion system protein N, whose protein sequence is MPALSVQTQSRLSRALANLLLVGLVIYLGVALAKVTWLAAWDDRPVPVAPLAGSGQGVDGSGLSFPMASFEFFGRPPKQAGVAEVVKRSAPETGLRLRLEGVLVGQRPEDSGAIVAGSNGETSYFRVGDMLPGNAELAEVEPSRILIRRGGRYESLTFEEFESGGLVAEAAEQPAESSPDAFLESARSQLDSQGVAALNAYGLSPVDDSGASGYVYNGSNAMLNAVNLQAGDVITAINGQRLGDIEQDKSLLESWRGQAQVDIEIERDGSILTISYAIPEQWR, encoded by the coding sequence ATGCCCGCTCTGAGTGTACAGACTCAATCACGATTGTCCCGAGCACTGGCTAACCTCTTGCTGGTGGGGCTCGTCATCTATCTCGGCGTAGCGCTGGCCAAAGTGACCTGGCTGGCGGCCTGGGACGACAGGCCGGTTCCGGTCGCGCCGCTGGCCGGCAGTGGTCAAGGCGTGGACGGCTCGGGGTTGTCGTTCCCGATGGCCAGCTTCGAATTTTTCGGTCGGCCGCCAAAGCAGGCGGGAGTGGCCGAGGTGGTCAAGCGATCAGCGCCTGAAACAGGCCTGCGGCTGCGCCTTGAGGGGGTGCTTGTAGGACAGCGCCCGGAAGACTCCGGTGCTATAGTTGCAGGAAGCAACGGAGAAACGTCGTACTTCCGGGTCGGCGACATGCTGCCGGGCAATGCTGAGCTGGCCGAGGTGGAGCCGAGCCGCATCCTGATTCGCCGCGGCGGTCGCTACGAGTCACTGACCTTTGAGGAATTCGAATCGGGCGGGCTGGTTGCAGAGGCCGCGGAGCAGCCGGCAGAATCGTCACCGGATGCCTTTCTGGAGAGTGCCCGATCACAGTTGGATAGCCAGGGCGTGGCAGCACTTAATGCCTATGGCCTGAGCCCGGTGGATGACAGTGGAGCGTCCGGATATGTTTACAACGGTTCCAATGCCATGCTCAATGCCGTTAACCTTCAGGCCGGTGATGTGATCACCGCCATCAATGGCCAGCGTCTGGGCGACATAGAACAGGACAAATCCCTGCTTGAGAGCTGGCGTGGCCAGGCTCAGGTGGATATAGAAATCGAGCGTGACGGGTCCATCCTCACCATCAGTTATGCCATACCCGAGCAGTGGCGCTGA
- the gspN gene encoding type II secretion system protein N has protein sequence MSDAAPNPFLSLGKLVLLTLLTLAIYAVALIVWVPAGWVWQQVSGQVSMPQQVEVRQVSGRVWDGAAGLMVAGYPVRVDWQLDWPSLTELSLPVDLSIASSQSEIEGDITVAWPQRAEINANGQVVVSEFKDLIRRAGGAMIEGNVSIDRLNVVWEDNRVTLAEGLGRWAGGQVSWPMGNRTGQARFPPMQAELDTTQGGVALSVAEQGGDGPAADAQLLWNGMMELRVYKRMVDLAGQPWSDSASPGDVVFRVRQPLLPGAR, from the coding sequence ATGAGCGATGCTGCCCCTAATCCCTTCTTAAGCCTCGGCAAACTGGTTTTATTGACGCTATTGACGTTGGCGATATACGCGGTGGCCTTAATAGTCTGGGTGCCGGCAGGATGGGTGTGGCAGCAGGTCTCCGGCCAGGTTTCCATGCCCCAGCAGGTGGAGGTCCGCCAGGTATCCGGGCGCGTTTGGGACGGCGCCGCCGGGTTGATGGTGGCGGGTTACCCAGTTCGCGTGGACTGGCAGCTCGACTGGCCCTCACTGACTGAACTGTCACTTCCGGTCGACCTCTCTATTGCCTCATCCCAATCTGAAATTGAGGGCGACATCACCGTCGCCTGGCCCCAGCGGGCCGAAATCAATGCCAATGGCCAGGTGGTGGTCAGCGAGTTTAAAGACCTCATTCGTCGCGCAGGCGGTGCAATGATCGAGGGCAATGTTTCCATCGATCGCCTGAATGTGGTGTGGGAAGATAACCGCGTTACCCTGGCTGAAGGCCTTGGCCGTTGGGCTGGTGGCCAGGTTTCCTGGCCAATGGGTAATCGGACCGGGCAGGCCCGGTTCCCGCCCATGCAGGCCGAGCTTGATACCACCCAGGGCGGCGTTGCCTTGTCGGTAGCGGAGCAGGGCGGTGATGGCCCGGCGGCGGATGCGCAACTCCTGTGGAACGGCATGATGGAACTTCGGGTCTATAAACGCATGGTGGACCTGGCCGGTCAGCCCTGGTCGGATTCGGCAAGTCCCGGCGATGTGGTGTTCCGGGTCCGACAGCCACTGCTGCCAGGAGCACGCTGA
- a CDS encoding acyltransferase family protein: MRRSNYLPHVDGLRALAVLVVIFFHLDIPSFQGGYVGVDVFFVISGFLITGILREELEKSGRLDLRKFYFRRMRRLIPALLVTLSVTFLFSALIFSPVHFQRIGGALSASLLSVSNFYFWLEADYFDVGANLKPFLHTWSLSVEEQFYLFWPLMLVVCHKYGGKMLTLIFLVLMFFVSIALNLIFYDGQSQFVSDNIPALADLIADGKSTLFFMLPFRLFEFSVGALLVWVVSHSFNYRIINETFFLVGLGLILYSVFYFDESLIFPYWNALIPCVGAALVILSGPSTVSGAVLRTSGVVGIGLISYSLYLVHWPIIVFLHYLNGELVWLSKLLILVLTFILAFLLYRFVEKPFRAAAAPPKQSVISAGVALVSVILFLSGLHSYHTSGWKWRIDDSVVNLDHVENSSAFHRQYYGGSGYPYYGPVATDSPADIVVVGDSHGRHYAEGVSKVLSEPNDYGLFIAAGTSCFHLPNFTRTTDGQNWDQICPASLDKALEYIENSNQAPLVILSHNWNFQMSVAGRLKNGSLNDATVEPDQVVSGVIELAKLIGDAKLVVIGNVPGSGHNLYDVFTRPRPLIFSDFDPDGFLFHSRNAELERTNLKLKEAALKTGEFSFIDPFNYLCIENHCRNVDGQRRLLYSDTSHLSKYGSIYLIEAIKSELLQLLDRP; encoded by the coding sequence ATGCGAAGAAGTAACTACCTACCCCATGTTGATGGTCTCAGGGCACTTGCAGTTCTAGTCGTTATTTTTTTTCACCTTGATATCCCCTCTTTTCAAGGAGGCTATGTCGGGGTAGATGTGTTCTTTGTCATCAGTGGTTTTTTGATTACGGGAATTTTAAGGGAAGAGCTGGAGAAAAGCGGCAGACTAGACCTCAGGAAATTCTACTTTCGGAGAATGAGAAGGCTGATTCCAGCTCTGTTAGTGACCTTATCAGTGACGTTCTTATTTTCAGCGCTGATTTTCTCTCCGGTCCATTTTCAGAGAATAGGTGGCGCGTTATCGGCCTCCCTATTGAGTGTTTCTAATTTTTACTTTTGGCTTGAGGCTGACTATTTTGACGTCGGGGCGAACTTAAAGCCCTTTTTGCATACATGGAGCCTAAGTGTTGAAGAACAGTTTTATTTGTTCTGGCCGTTAATGTTAGTGGTATGTCATAAGTACGGCGGTAAAATGTTAACTCTAATATTTTTGGTGTTAATGTTTTTTGTGAGTATTGCTTTAAACCTAATTTTTTATGATGGACAGAGTCAGTTCGTCAGCGATAATATTCCTGCTCTAGCCGATTTAATCGCCGATGGTAAAAGCACGCTTTTCTTTATGCTTCCGTTTCGCCTCTTCGAATTTTCAGTGGGTGCCTTACTTGTTTGGGTCGTTTCTCATAGTTTTAACTATAGAATTATAAATGAAACATTTTTTCTGGTTGGCCTAGGGTTAATCTTATATTCAGTATTCTATTTTGATGAATCACTTATTTTTCCGTATTGGAATGCTCTGATCCCTTGTGTAGGGGCGGCGCTTGTAATTCTTTCGGGACCAAGTACTGTCTCGGGCGCTGTCTTGCGTACCTCTGGAGTAGTGGGTATTGGTTTGATAAGTTATTCTTTATATCTTGTGCACTGGCCAATCATAGTGTTTTTGCATTATTTAAATGGTGAGCTTGTTTGGCTTTCTAAATTATTGATCTTGGTTTTAACTTTTATTCTCGCGTTCTTGCTCTATCGATTTGTTGAGAAGCCATTTAGAGCTGCCGCTGCCCCCCCAAAGCAGTCAGTTATTTCAGCTGGGGTTGCATTGGTTTCAGTTATTCTTTTTTTGTCAGGTTTGCACTCCTATCATACGAGCGGGTGGAAATGGAGAATTGACGATTCAGTCGTAAATTTAGACCACGTCGAGAATTCCTCAGCATTTCATCGACAATATTATGGTGGAAGTGGGTACCCCTACTATGGGCCTGTTGCGACAGACTCCCCTGCGGACATTGTTGTGGTAGGGGATAGCCATGGCCGTCACTATGCCGAGGGGGTCAGCAAGGTTCTTTCGGAGCCAAATGATTATGGTTTATTTATTGCTGCGGGAACCTCGTGCTTTCATTTACCCAATTTTACAAGAACAACCGACGGGCAAAATTGGGATCAAATTTGTCCTGCTAGTCTCGATAAGGCTCTAGAGTACATTGAAAATTCGAATCAGGCGCCGTTGGTCATTCTTTCTCATAACTGGAATTTTCAGATGTCGGTGGCGGGGCGCCTAAAAAATGGTAGCCTTAATGACGCTACGGTAGAGCCGGATCAGGTGGTTTCCGGGGTAATTGAACTGGCAAAATTAATTGGCGACGCGAAGTTAGTTGTCATTGGAAATGTTCCAGGTTCTGGGCATAATTTGTACGATGTTTTTACTCGGCCCCGTCCGCTGATTTTTTCCGATTTTGATCCAGACGGTTTCCTATTTCATAGCCGCAATGCTGAGCTTGAAAGGACTAATTTAAAACTGAAAGAAGCGGCCTTGAAAACGGGTGAATTCTCGTTCATTGATCCTTTCAATTACCTGTGTATTGAAAATCACTGTCGGAATGTGGACGGGCAACGACGGCTTCTCTATTCGGATACAAGTCACTTATCCAAATACGGTTCAATCTATTTGATCGAGGCAATTAAAAGTGAACTGTTACAGCTGCTGGACCGCCCTTGA